A genomic window from Planctomycetota bacterium includes:
- a CDS encoding rhomboid family intramembrane serine protease, giving the protein MFIPIGDDNPRERTPVVNYSLLAANIAVFFLFTFPEPRPEILERFALTPSRSEPLTFFTSMFLHANLLHLAGNMLFLWIFGDNVEDRLGHVGYAAFYVACGLAADVLHLVTLPAHHPALAEMGLRPADIPLLGASGAISGVIGAYVLFYPRHRVKMLLWFYWFVDILYIPAFWWIGIWFLEQLVFAHLGFTGVAYWAHIGGFAAGALAGSALRFAGRLRSSRRRNARASDRTPPERRPFLSLEDDSGIEFLEEPEDRYAVLLLDEELHAVGRIARAAAAVTGEDPRRIARRLEATRGMIARDLPRAAAERLQRELHVQGIPAALILFHRVNFPPEPRPVEAASWDDHAVRLRSGGELIPVPWTAPFLAVGARLGPSSFVDLFVSRRAAFRLTDAPDAAYVHVDPRRRAEIPADLHAFARALLERAPGAAVNEGVRVLAHHGSWGWLHFRTAGDYDDYLFWTYNLTLSRTGSPRG; this is encoded by the coding sequence ATGTTCATCCCCATCGGCGACGACAACCCCCGCGAGCGCACGCCCGTCGTCAACTACTCGCTCCTGGCCGCCAACATCGCCGTCTTTTTTCTCTTCACCTTTCCCGAGCCCCGCCCCGAAATCCTCGAACGCTTCGCGCTGACCCCCAGCCGCTCCGAACCCCTCACCTTCTTCACGAGCATGTTCCTCCACGCCAACCTCCTCCACCTGGCCGGGAACATGCTTTTCCTCTGGATCTTCGGCGATAACGTCGAGGACCGCCTGGGCCACGTGGGATACGCGGCCTTCTATGTCGCCTGCGGACTGGCGGCCGATGTGCTGCACCTCGTGACCCTGCCCGCCCACCACCCGGCGCTGGCCGAAATGGGCCTGCGCCCCGCGGACATCCCCCTGCTCGGGGCCTCCGGCGCCATTTCGGGGGTCATCGGCGCCTACGTCCTCTTCTACCCGCGACACCGCGTGAAGATGCTCCTCTGGTTCTACTGGTTCGTGGACATCCTCTACATCCCCGCCTTCTGGTGGATCGGCATCTGGTTCCTCGAACAGCTCGTCTTCGCGCACCTCGGATTCACGGGCGTGGCCTACTGGGCCCACATCGGCGGCTTCGCCGCCGGCGCCCTCGCGGGATCCGCCCTCCGCTTCGCCGGACGCCTCCGGAGTTCCCGCCGGAGGAACGCCCGTGCGTCCGACCGAACCCCGCCGGAGCGCCGCCCGTTCCTCTCTCTGGAGGACGACTCCGGAATCGAATTCCTCGAGGAACCCGAGGATCGCTACGCCGTGCTCCTTCTGGACGAGGAACTCCACGCCGTCGGCCGCATCGCCCGCGCCGCGGCCGCCGTCACGGGCGAAGACCCGCGCCGGATCGCCCGCCGCCTCGAAGCCACCCGCGGCATGATCGCCCGCGATCTCCCCCGCGCCGCCGCCGAGCGCCTCCAGCGCGAGCTGCACGTGCAGGGCATCCCCGCCGCCCTCATCCTCTTTCACCGCGTCAACTTCCCTCCCGAACCCCGCCCCGTCGAGGCGGCCAGCTGGGATGACCACGCCGTGCGCCTCCGCTCGGGCGGAGAGCTTATCCCCGTCCCGTGGACCGCCCCCTTCCTGGCCGTGGGCGCGCGTCTGGGTCCCTCCTCCTTCGTCGATCTCTTCGTGAGCCGCCGCGCCGCCTTCCGCCTCACCGACGCTCCGGACGCCGCCTACGTGCACGTGGATCCCCGGCGCCGCGCCGAGATCCCCGCCGATCTGCACGCCTTCGCCCGCGCTCTCCTCGAGCGCGCCCCGGGCGCCGCCGTCAACGAAGGCGTCCGCGTCCTGGCCCATCACGGGTCCTGGGGATGGCTCCACTTCAGGACCGCCGGGGACTACGACGATTACCTCTTCTGGACCTACAACCTGACCCTCTCCCGGACCGGAAGCCCCCGAGGATGA
- a CDS encoding citrate synthase, with translation MAAPSGKPESTDEKRCPACGQPRPAPAQAEPPRGETARFKAGLEDVVAGTSSICLVDGLEGRLLYRGYDILDLAEHSSFAEVAYLLWYEHLPSRREFDKFLHELRSSIELPEQTSMILRLFPRAATPMEVLRTAISSLGHYDPDSGNTSREACLRKAMRLTARIGSIISAHQRLRQGEEPIKPVPGRSIAFNFLYTLFGKEPEPLLERIFDVCLILHADHELNASTFAARVTAATLSDMYSSVVSAIGALKGPLHGGANEQVMRMLLDIGEPSRAEEWVRNALAQKVKIPGFGHRVYKTEDPRATVLRRHAEALARHTGDSRWYDISRQVEKTMFEYAQREGKKIYPNVDFYSASVYHSMGIPTELFTPIFAMSRISGWTAHILEQWSNNRLIRPRAEYTGPARRSYVPIDQRG, from the coding sequence ATGGCCGCGCCCAGCGGAAAGCCGGAGTCCACCGACGAGAAACGTTGCCCCGCCTGCGGACAGCCCCGGCCCGCGCCGGCCCAGGCCGAGCCCCCCCGCGGCGAAACGGCGCGCTTCAAGGCCGGCCTCGAGGACGTCGTCGCCGGCACCTCGAGCATCTGCCTGGTGGACGGCCTGGAAGGACGCCTCCTGTACCGCGGATACGACATCCTGGATCTGGCGGAGCATTCCTCCTTCGCCGAGGTCGCCTACCTTCTCTGGTACGAACACCTCCCCTCCCGGCGCGAGTTCGACAAGTTCCTCCACGAGCTGCGCTCCTCGATCGAGCTGCCGGAACAGACGAGCATGATCCTGCGGCTCTTCCCCCGGGCCGCCACCCCGATGGAAGTGCTCCGGACCGCCATCTCGTCGCTCGGCCATTACGATCCCGACAGCGGCAACACCTCCCGCGAGGCATGCCTGCGCAAGGCCATGCGGCTGACCGCCCGCATCGGCTCGATCATCTCCGCGCACCAGCGGCTCCGCCAGGGCGAGGAACCCATCAAGCCCGTTCCCGGCCGCAGCATCGCCTTCAACTTCCTCTACACGCTCTTCGGAAAGGAGCCCGAGCCGCTCCTGGAGCGCATCTTCGACGTGTGCCTGATCCTCCACGCGGACCACGAGCTCAACGCCTCGACCTTCGCGGCGCGCGTGACGGCGGCGACGCTCTCGGACATGTACTCGTCGGTCGTCTCCGCCATCGGAGCCCTCAAGGGACCGCTCCACGGGGGCGCCAACGAACAGGTGATGCGGATGCTGCTCGACATCGGCGAGCCTTCCCGCGCCGAGGAATGGGTCCGCAACGCCCTGGCCCAGAAGGTCAAGATCCCCGGCTTCGGCCACCGCGTGTACAAGACCGAAGATCCCCGCGCCACGGTGCTGCGCCGCCACGCCGAAGCCCTCGCCCGCCACACGGGGGATTCCCGGTGGTACGACATTTCCCGCCAGGTCGAGAAAACCATGTTCGAGTACGCCCAGCGGGAGGGCAAGAAGATCTACCCCAACGTGGATTTCTACTCCGCTTCCGTCTATCACTCGATGGGAATCCCCACGGAACTTTTCACGCCCATCTTCGCCATGAGCCGGATCAGCGGCTGGACGGCCCATATTCTGGAGCAGTGGTCCAACAACCGGCTGATCCGCCCGCGCGCCGAGTACACGGGCCCGGCGCGCCGGTCCTACGTGCCGATCGATCAGCGCGGGTGA